One Brachionichthys hirsutus isolate HB-005 unplaced genomic scaffold, CSIRO-AGI_Bhir_v1 contig_434, whole genome shotgun sequence DNA window includes the following coding sequences:
- the LOC137916063 gene encoding retinol dehydrogenase 12-like, which translates to MQALRNFFRAPWSSDERLDDKTVVITGANAGIGKETAIDLAKRGAKVIMACRDMEKAQAAVKEIGERSGSQNVTCMKLDLGDTKSIREFAEAINSGEPKVNILINNAGVMACPFGKTADGFEMQIGINHIGHFLLTHLLIDLIKRSAPARIVNVSSMAHSWSSIDLEDINSEKSYDKKKAYSQSKLANILFTRSLATRLEGTGVTTYSLHPGVVQTDLYRHLPGPQLAVVRLVTPFTKSSVQGAQTSIYCAVEPSLEKESGGYYRDCAPANCSAAGKDDKLAQELWELTCRMLAITWE; encoded by the exons ATGCAGGCTTTAAG GAACTTCTTCCGGGCTCCCTGGTCCTCTGATGAAAGGTTGGATGACAAGACTGTGGTCATCACCGGTGCCAACGCTGGGATTGGCAAAGAGACCGCCATCGACCTGGCAAAGAGAG GGGCAAAGGTCATCATGGCGTGCCGCGACATGGAGAAAGCGCAAGCGGCTGTGAAAGAGATCGGCGAACGCTCGGGCAGCCAAAATGTTACGTGCATGAAGCTCGACTTGGGAGATACCAAGTCGATACGGGAATTCGCTGAAGCCATCAACTCAG GGGAGCCCAAAGTCAACATCCTCATTAACAACGCTGGAGTAATGGCTTGTCCTTTCGGGAAGACGGCGGATGGCTTTGAGATGCAGATCGGCATCAATCACATCg gtcacttcctgttgacgCATTTGTTGATTGACCTGATTAAGCGATCGGCACCGGCCAGGATCGTAAATGTCTCTTCCATGGCTCATTCCTGGAGCTCCATCGACCTGGAAGACATCAACAGCGAGAAGAGCTACGACAAGAAGAAAGCCTACTCCCAGAGCAAACTGGCTAATATCCTGTTCACCCGCTCTCTGGCTACGCGACTAGAGG GAACAGGTGTGACGACGTATTCCCTCCACCCCGGGGTCGTCCAGACGGATTTATATCGTCATCTGCCCGGGCCTCAACTGGCTGTCGTCAGACTCGTCACGCCGTTCACCAAATCGTCTGTCCAGGGAGCGCAGACCAGCATTTACTGCGCGGTGGAGCCATCACTGGAGAAAGAGAGCGGCGGCTACTACAG aGACTGCGCTCCTGCAAACTGCTCAGCAGCCGGGAAAGACGACAAGCTGGCGCAGGAGCTGTGGGAACTGACCTGTCGGATGCTCGCAATAACCTGGGAATGA